In Candidatus Thermoplasmatota archaeon, one DNA window encodes the following:
- a CDS encoding CDP-alcohol phosphatidyltransferase family protein, producing MLEKEKVKPTKCLIIAAGRGTRISNKGDSKPLVPLLGLSLIERVILTAKESGLTDFYVVSGYKGEKVRQYLDSFSQERNIKINHVINDEWDKGNGLSVLKAKDLLNENFVLLMSDHIFDKSILRKIRDKGIVDSEVVLAVDRNIETDDAIDVDDVTKVLVRDGKVLNIGKNIKKYNAYDTGIFLCTPAIFNALEESIHNGDDSLSGGINVLAKTGKVKTFDIEGDYWVDVDDEHAFEKAENKLLNTLKKTSDGPVSRYLNRAVSTRITKYLVKTNVTPNIISFISFLLCCMGTFFFFLGGYANLVIGATLAQISSITDGCDGEIARLKFKSTEFGRWFDAVLDRYADAFLLFGLTYYAYSISNDFIIPFIIGFLAIIGSFMNSYTADKYDGLMERELGPKGHYFRIGRDVRIFIIFIGALINQPLSILVLIALLMNIENIRRVVILHKNRE from the coding sequence CGGGCTGTCCCTTATAGAGCGGGTTATACTAACCGCAAAAGAAAGCGGCCTAACAGATTTTTACGTAGTAAGCGGGTACAAGGGCGAAAAGGTAAGGCAATATCTTGACAGCTTTAGCCAGGAGAGAAATATAAAGATAAACCATGTCATAAATGATGAATGGGACAAGGGAAACGGCTTGTCCGTTCTCAAGGCAAAGGACTTATTAAATGAAAATTTCGTTCTGCTGATGTCAGATCATATCTTCGACAAATCTATATTGAGAAAAATAAGGGATAAAGGAATAGTCGATAGCGAAGTTGTGTTGGCCGTAGATCGTAATATTGAGACTGATGATGCCATTGACGTTGATGATGTTACGAAAGTTCTTGTAAGAGATGGTAAAGTTTTGAATATAGGAAAGAATATCAAGAAGTATAACGCTTATGATACCGGGATTTTTCTTTGTACACCAGCAATATTCAATGCTCTTGAAGAGAGTATCCATAACGGTGACGATTCTCTTTCAGGTGGGATAAATGTACTGGCCAAAACAGGGAAAGTCAAAACATTTGATATCGAAGGCGATTATTGGGTTGACGTGGATGATGAGCATGCATTTGAAAAAGCGGAAAACAAGCTTTTAAACACCCTTAAAAAAACTTCTGATGGTCCTGTCTCAAGGTACTTGAACAGAGCTGTATCGACCAGGATTACAAAATACTTGGTGAAAACCAATGTCACACCCAACATTATTTCATTCATTTCCTTCCTCCTATGTTGCATGGGCACATTCTTTTTCTTTTTAGGAGGATATGCTAACTTAGTTATCGGAGCGACATTAGCCCAAATATCATCTATTACTGATGGCTGCGACGGAGAGATAGCAAGACTGAAATTTAAATCTACAGAATTCGGCAGATGGTTTGATGCCGTTTTAGACCGATATGCCGATGCTTTTCTTCTTTTTGGTTTAACTTATTATGCTTATTCTATAAGCAATGATTTTATTATCCCTTTCATTATTGGCTTTCTGGCGATAATAGGGAGTTTTATGAACAGTTATACCGCGGACAAGTATGACGGGTTGATGGAGAGAGAACTTGGGCCAAAAGGGCATTATTTTAGAATTGGTCGTGATGTTAGGATATTTATCATATTTATTGGAGCGTTAATAAATCAGCCTCTTTCAATTCTTGTTTTAATAGCCCTTTTGATGAATATAGAGAATATCAGAAGGGTGGTAATTTTACATAAAAATAGGGAGTGA